A DNA window from Anaerocolumna sp. AGMB13020 contains the following coding sequences:
- a CDS encoding GNAT family N-acetyltransferase, whose protein sequence is MKKFKLVNEYILSLLDAKETGSGLAIIETEKRHHCMPSYGMIHMFYIVKFYDDSIIASVPLNTSEKVKAFLRENVEKYDIDDNLFVSPLKELAKEEAKLLFNKELKGSWNSFVFACDAETIAKPSSNITTVKITDNSYECYGDVNFPDHCVPNGIVYSVIENNKIVSLAHAHKTGKYQDIVADIGVDTSKDFRKKGYARECVNSVARHVIERGGESVYSCSPNNTASIRTALSAGYKPYGKILIFTIDSD, encoded by the coding sequence ATGAAAAAATTTAAGTTGGTTAATGAATATATACTCTCACTTTTAGATGCAAAAGAAACAGGTAGCGGTTTAGCAATAATTGAAACGGAGAAAAGACATCACTGTATGCCTAGTTATGGAATGATTCATATGTTCTATATCGTGAAGTTTTATGACGATTCCATTATTGCAAGTGTGCCGTTGAATACTTCTGAAAAAGTAAAAGCGTTTTTACGTGAAAACGTAGAAAAATATGATATCGATGACAACCTGTTTGTTTCACCCTTAAAGGAATTAGCGAAGGAAGAAGCGAAATTATTGTTTAATAAAGAGCTGAAGGGCTCTTGGAACTCTTTCGTTTTTGCGTGTGATGCTGAAACGATTGCAAAGCCAAGCTCTAATATTACAACAGTAAAAATTACGGATAATAGTTATGAATGTTATGGTGATGTAAATTTTCCCGACCATTGCGTACCAAACGGTATTGTATATAGTGTTATCGAAAATAATAAAATTGTTTCTTTGGCCCATGCACATAAAACAGGGAAGTATCAGGACATAGTAGCCGATATCGGGGTAGATACTTCGAAGGATTTTCGGAAAAAAGGATATGCGCGGGAGTGTGTTAATTCCGTCGCCCGTCACGTTATTGAAAGAGGCGGCGAGTCCGTTTATAGTTGTTCCCCTAATAATACCGCTTCAATTCGCACTGCTTTATCAGCGGGATATAAGCCTTACGGAAAAATATTAATTTTCACGATTGACTCGGACTAG
- a CDS encoding MFS transporter has translation MESIARRLTLKFGFIQSSYWISQCAINSFAAVYLQAKNFENTQIGFILSFAAILSLLLQPLVASFADKSKKVTLRHMLLVLMFSVFGLGLLLYFLPDSFLLITVIYILINAVEYTVNPLFNSLAMEYMNQGVPMNYGLARGMGSITFAVMSFLLGSLVDRFGADIILPVFLICYIFVILSTFLFREKLPEFTPEQKEIMGYTEGAGQGEVKEASNILTFFRNHKLFLVMLCGVAMIFYSHVLINTYLINIIENVGGASADMGISLSISAALELPTMALFIYIVRKIKGTKLIKISAFFFVVKCLITLLAPNVAMVYFSMCFQLIAFALFTPASIYYVNDLIEKENRVKGQSMLGVANIAVAGTLANLTGGRLLDAYGVSAMLIVGTIVTAVGFLLICFSIRDSDGEVSSRD, from the coding sequence ATGGAATCCATTGCCAGAAGGCTTACACTTAAGTTTGGTTTCATTCAGTCCAGTTACTGGATCAGCCAATGTGCTATAAACAGCTTTGCCGCAGTTTATCTGCAAGCCAAGAATTTTGAGAACACTCAGATAGGCTTCATCCTCTCCTTTGCAGCGATTCTGTCCCTGCTCCTGCAGCCCTTAGTTGCTTCTTTTGCCGATAAATCAAAAAAAGTAACCTTAAGGCATATGTTATTGGTATTGATGTTTTCCGTATTTGGATTGGGCCTTTTACTATATTTTCTTCCCGATTCCTTCCTGCTTATTACGGTAATTTATATACTGATAAATGCTGTTGAGTATACGGTTAATCCGCTGTTTAATTCTCTGGCCATGGAATACATGAATCAGGGTGTACCTATGAATTATGGTCTGGCAAGAGGCATGGGTTCCATTACTTTTGCAGTTATGTCCTTTTTACTTGGTTCCCTGGTAGACAGGTTCGGTGCTGACATCATATTGCCGGTATTCTTAATCTGTTACATATTTGTTATTCTCTCAACCTTTCTCTTTCGTGAGAAGCTGCCGGAATTTACACCGGAGCAGAAGGAGATAATGGGATATACGGAAGGAGCTGGACAGGGAGAGGTTAAGGAAGCCTCCAATATCCTGACCTTCTTTCGAAACCATAAATTATTTCTGGTTATGCTATGCGGAGTCGCCATGATTTTTTACTCCCATGTGCTTATAAATACTTACCTGATTAATATTATCGAGAATGTAGGCGGTGCCAGTGCTGATATGGGGATTTCCCTTTCGATCTCTGCTGCTTTAGAGCTTCCCACTATGGCATTGTTTATTTATATCGTGAGAAAAATCAAAGGCACAAAGCTGATTAAAATATCCGCTTTTTTCTTTGTAGTAAAATGTTTGATAACCCTGCTGGCACCTAATGTTGCCATGGTATACTTTTCTATGTGTTTTCAGCTGATTGCCTTTGCATTGTTTACACCAGCTTCTATCTATTATGTCAACGATTTGATTGAGAAAGAGAACAGGGTAAAGGGGCAGTCCATGCTTGGTGTGGCTAATATAGCCGTTGCCGGAACCCTGGCTAATCTGACTGGCGGCAGGTTACTGGATGCTTATGGTGTTTCTGCCATGTTGATTGTCGGAACCATCGTTACTGCTGTTGGATTTTTATTGATATGCTTTAGTATAAGGGATAGTGATGGAGAAGTTTCTTCCAGGGATTAA
- a CDS encoding cyclase family protein: MKIYDITQEVFTCRTYPGDQVPAFTRVSDMGQGAPCNVTVFSMNAHNGTHLDAPFHFVKDGKTVEELDLYRCVGDCTVKAFDSQPTPEELREVLKNSEKKVILKGPVTITMELARCINEFRLELIGVESQSAAPMDAPLEVHRELLGQEVILLEGLKLEEVTDGNYFLMAAPLKLGGSDGAPVRALLLDMK; encoded by the coding sequence ATGAAAATATATGATATTACACAGGAAGTATTTACCTGCAGGACCTATCCGGGAGATCAGGTACCTGCATTTACAAGGGTAAGTGATATGGGGCAGGGAGCACCCTGTAATGTAACGGTTTTTTCCATGAATGCACATAACGGTACGCATCTGGATGCACCTTTTCATTTCGTAAAGGACGGAAAAACCGTGGAGGAACTGGATCTGTACCGTTGCGTGGGAGACTGCACGGTAAAAGCTTTTGACAGCCAGCCAACACCAGAGGAGTTAAGAGAAGTCCTTAAGAACAGTGAGAAGAAAGTAATTCTGAAAGGACCGGTTACCATAACAATGGAGCTTGCCAGATGTATCAATGAGTTCAGACTGGAGCTTATTGGCGTGGAAAGCCAAAGCGCTGCTCCCATGGATGCACCGCTGGAAGTGCATAGGGAGCTTCTGGGTCAGGAAGTCATATTACTGGAAGGCCTTAAGCTTGAGGAGGTTACCGACGGTAACTATTTTCTGATGGCTGCACCCTTAAAACTGGGAGGCAGTGACGGAGCACCAGTAAGGGCACTGCTTCTGGACATGAAATAA
- a CDS encoding HAD family hydrolase: MMNKKYILFDLDGTITDPEEGITKSLQYALSHIGIKVEDRSILKRHIGPPLAGGLREFFGLDDIQIEEVIGYYREYFVDKGIFMNIKYEGIEELLESLVKAGKILIVATSKPEIFAERIFKHFNLEQYFTDICGSNLDETRSKKGEVIAYALEENGIKEKDQVVMIGDRLHDILGAKENGIASIGVLYGFGSRDELLEAGADKIAADLNELKDILLECDR; encoded by the coding sequence ATGATGAATAAAAAATATATATTATTTGACTTAGACGGCACAATAACAGACCCGGAAGAAGGAATAACCAAATCCCTTCAATATGCATTGTCTCATATAGGGATTAAAGTAGAAGACCGAAGCATATTAAAAAGGCATATCGGGCCTCCGTTAGCAGGAGGGCTGAGAGAGTTCTTTGGTCTTGATGACATTCAGATTGAGGAAGTAATCGGTTATTATAGAGAATACTTTGTAGACAAGGGTATTTTCATGAATATTAAATATGAAGGTATAGAGGAACTCCTGGAGAGCCTTGTTAAAGCCGGAAAGATCCTTATCGTTGCAACCTCGAAGCCGGAGATATTTGCAGAGAGAATATTTAAGCACTTTAATCTGGAGCAGTATTTTACTGATATCTGTGGTTCAAATCTTGATGAGACCAGATCGAAGAAAGGTGAAGTAATAGCATATGCCCTTGAAGAGAATGGAATTAAAGAGAAGGACCAGGTAGTCATGATTGGGGACAGGCTTCATGATATTTTAGGAGCCAAAGAAAATGGTATTGCCTCTATTGGTGTGCTCTATGGCTTTGGCAGCAGGGATGAGCTTCTGGAAGCAGGAGCAGACAAAATTGCCGCAGATCTCAATGAATTAAAAGACATTTTACTGGAGTGTGACCGTTAA
- a CDS encoding methylated-DNA--[protein]-cysteine S-methyltransferase, translating into MVVTMKNSIIFDTIIGKLYLAETDGAISHLYFAGDPSEYETAGVETPLLREARSQINSYLEGKRTSFDLPLSPKGTPFQEKVWEALQTIPYGETISYKELATRAGNPKASRAVGMANNKNPISVIIPCHRVIGANGQLVGYGGGLPLKEQLLRLEGVLS; encoded by the coding sequence ATGGTAGTTACGATGAAGAATTCCATTATTTTTGATACGATAATCGGAAAACTCTATCTTGCAGAAACAGATGGAGCCATATCACACCTGTATTTTGCAGGAGACCCCTCAGAATATGAAACTGCTGGCGTTGAAACACCGCTGCTAAGAGAAGCCCGCAGCCAGATTAACTCCTATCTGGAGGGTAAGCGGACAAGCTTTGATCTTCCCCTGTCCCCCAAAGGTACACCTTTTCAGGAAAAGGTGTGGGAAGCACTTCAAACCATTCCCTACGGTGAAACCATAAGTTATAAGGAGCTGGCAACCCGTGCCGGAAACCCCAAAGCCAGCAGAGCGGTAGGTATGGCAAATAATAAAAATCCCATTTCCGTAATTATCCCCTGTCACCGTGTAATCGGAGCAAACGGACAACTGGTGGGTTATGGTGGCGGACTGCCATTAAAGGAACAACTACTGCGCCTTGAAGGTGTTTTATCTTAA
- a CDS encoding Cof-type HAD-IIB family hydrolase: MKTLYISDLDGTLLNSNAELSSYTIETINSLIEKGMDFTIATARTAATVTHILAPLNLSVPVILMNGVIQYNIQQKEYLNTFYLSRETAEIILNTAKQCDLTGFLYRIKDNCLETYYEKLTNNGMTEYYTERTVKFNKVFTQVENLLTAAGDHSIYYALLDKYEALLPAYEVYRNLPGVATAFYQDNYSKEGMWFLEVFSLHGTKYNAAMSLRQSLGYDRVVCFGDNLNDLPMFKASDTACAVGNAKEEVKTAADHVIKCNTEDGVARWLLENFEKDNKCTPCL; the protein is encoded by the coding sequence ATGAAAACCTTATATATTTCAGATTTAGACGGTACCCTATTAAATAGCAATGCCGAGCTTTCTTCCTATACCATAGAGACTATAAATTCTTTGATTGAAAAGGGTATGGATTTTACCATTGCCACTGCCAGAACCGCAGCTACGGTGACACATATTCTTGCACCTCTTAACCTATCGGTGCCTGTAATTCTCATGAATGGTGTTATCCAATATAATATACAGCAAAAGGAATATTTAAATACATTTTATCTTTCCCGGGAAACAGCTGAGATAATCTTAAACACCGCCAAACAATGTGACCTAACAGGATTTTTATACCGGATCAAGGATAATTGTCTGGAAACCTACTATGAAAAGCTTACCAATAATGGAATGACAGAGTATTACACCGAAAGAACGGTTAAATTCAATAAGGTGTTTACCCAGGTGGAGAATCTCTTAACTGCGGCAGGTGATCACAGTATTTATTATGCACTGCTTGATAAGTACGAAGCGCTGCTGCCGGCATATGAAGTATACCGGAATTTACCTGGTGTTGCTACTGCCTTCTACCAGGATAATTACAGTAAGGAGGGTATGTGGTTTCTTGAGGTATTCAGCCTTCATGGAACGAAATATAATGCAGCCATGTCTCTGCGGCAGTCTCTGGGGTATGACCGGGTAGTCTGCTTTGGCGATAACCTTAATGACCTTCCGATGTTCAAAGCCAGCGATACGGCCTGTGCCGTAGGCAATGCAAAGGAAGAAGTAAAGACAGCTGCTGATCACGTAATTAAGTGCAATACAGAGGATGGTGTTGCAAGATGGCTATTAGAGAACTTTGAGAAAGACAATAAGTGTACGCCTTGCTTGTAA
- a CDS encoding exodeoxyribonuclease III, translating into MRFISWNVNGLRACLGKGFEEFFKEQDADFFCIQETKMQKEQWEHTFEGYHEYWNSAEKKGYSGTAIFTKKEPLSVTYDLGIEQHDKEGRVITLEYDNFYLVNVYTPNSKRELARLDYRMEWEDDFRAHLKKLDEQKPVILCGDLNVAHKEIDLKNPKTNTRNAGFTIEEREKMTVLLDNGFVDSFRYLYPDATDRYTWWSYMFRAREKNAGWRIDYFVVSESLKEKIKDSIIHQDTQGSDHCPVELDIELE; encoded by the coding sequence ATGAGATTTATTTCATGGAATGTAAATGGTTTAAGAGCTTGCCTCGGCAAAGGTTTCGAGGAATTCTTTAAAGAACAGGATGCAGATTTTTTCTGTATTCAGGAAACCAAGATGCAGAAGGAACAATGGGAGCATACCTTTGAAGGTTATCATGAATACTGGAACAGTGCGGAGAAGAAAGGTTATTCTGGAACTGCTATCTTTACAAAGAAGGAGCCCCTGTCAGTTACCTATGATTTAGGAATTGAACAGCATGATAAGGAAGGCAGAGTCATAACCCTTGAGTATGATAACTTTTATCTGGTGAATGTATATACCCCTAATTCCAAGAGAGAACTTGCAAGACTTGACTATCGTATGGAGTGGGAGGATGATTTCAGAGCGCACTTAAAGAAGTTGGACGAGCAGAAGCCGGTAATTCTGTGCGGAGACTTAAATGTCGCGCATAAGGAAATTGATCTCAAAAATCCCAAGACCAATACCAGGAATGCAGGCTTTACAATAGAAGAGCGAGAGAAGATGACAGTGCTGTTAGACAATGGCTTTGTAGACTCCTTCCGTTACCTTTATCCTGACGCCACGGACAGATATACCTGGTGGTCTTATATGTTCCGTGCCAGAGAGAAGAATGCAGGCTGGCGTATAGACTATTTCGTAGTCTCAGAGTCCTTAAAAGAGAAGATCAAAGACAGTATCATTCACCAGGATACGCAGGGTAGTGATCATTGCCCCGTTGAACTGGATATTGAACTGGAGTAA
- a CDS encoding STM3941 family protein — protein MEKIIIEEKQTKAVRRCMQSFALLFLSVTLWVTGFRERYILLGFAGVLATIIIGIRCIINLLKASEKKSLITITFDGIIDSSSKGSVGLLSYQDIEQFCIVAEDDAIGIIPRDEEAFIGKLSPLKQQTALINKNNEKPVFLLFVGNAKDMSLEDIYTLLKKRLKDYRSLYD, from the coding sequence GTGGAAAAGATTATTATTGAGGAAAAACAGACAAAAGCCGTGCGGCGCTGTATGCAGTCTTTTGCCTTGCTTTTCCTGTCGGTAACCCTATGGGTGACAGGATTTCGTGAAAGGTATATACTGCTGGGTTTTGCAGGAGTTCTAGCGACAATTATAATCGGAATCAGATGTATCATAAATCTTTTAAAGGCTTCCGAGAAGAAATCTTTGATTACCATTACCTTTGACGGTATTATAGACAGCTCCTCCAAGGGCTCCGTCGGCTTACTTTCCTATCAGGATATTGAACAGTTTTGTATTGTAGCAGAAGATGATGCCATTGGAATCATACCAAGGGATGAAGAAGCCTTTATCGGCAAGCTGTCACCATTGAAGCAGCAGACGGCTTTGATTAATAAAAATAATGAAAAGCCGGTATTTCTGCTTTTTGTAGGCAATGCCAAAGATATGTCCCTGGAAGATATTTATACACTTTTAAAGAAGCGTCTGAAGGATTACCGAAGCTTGTATGACTAA